The Watersipora subatra chromosome 7, tzWatSuba1.1, whole genome shotgun sequence genomic interval AAATGTTGTGGGAAGGTGCGTTCTGTGAAATGTTAACAGAATGTTTGAAAGTGTCTACACATCCTATTAAGTTTCAACTCGCAATGTTCTTGGAATGTTAACTAGtatctttgaggcaacatcatggAAGGAATGTTTGTAGAATATTATGTAACATTTTTCTAATATTGCGGAAATGTTGTGCAAGATCACTTGCAGAACATTCTACATAATTTCTGTTTAGAACGTTTTGCACAACATTGCTCAAACAATAAACACATGTCAACATGTTTTCTGGTTGCAGCATGACAAGCAAACGTTTTTTGGGATTTCCAGAACATCCCTGGAATATTCTAGGAATATAAAATGGTTATTTGGGATCATTGATAGCTTCTGataataaatatctatattttaaaactaacttGAGAAAAAATAGTTAtactattttataatataagtagACAGAGTTATTAGCTTGTGGTTGTTGTCTGTAGTGTGCAGCATTGGAGTCATTACTTATTGCTGTAAGTGTCAAACTTTCTTCAAAAACATCCGGGTTATTTTCAGCTGCTTGTTCATTTATCGGGAACATAAAGCCTAGAATGAAGCTGAGGCTTATTATGAAGCAGCTGGAGAATATCTAGCTGTCCTCAACCCCGTGGAATCCATCAACTGGTACAATAACTTGAGAATGACAGATGCAGGTAGGTGCTCTTAATCCTGCATACATGTAATTGCGAATCTTATTTCAAGTAATCACAATCCAAGCAATGAGTCTTTAGAGGATTTATACCAGAAACTTCTCATAAATACTTTTGTGTCTATTATGGGTTGTGAATTGACTAAAACTCATCTCGTAATTGTATTGTAGATGTGTGCACGTACTTtcgtgtgtgcgtgcatgtgtctgcgtgtgtgtgtgcgcgtgcatATGTATGCGcgtgcgtgtatgtgtgtgtgcatgtgtgcattcGTGTGTGTGAGCATGCGTGTatgtgcatgtgcgtgtgtgcgaGCGTGTATGTACACATATTTCCTTTGATAATAAAACATCAGCTTAAACTGTGCGTATTAAAGAGACGTAATTTGCATAAGCATAAtacagatgaacttacacaaaattttagaagattttatcagaagttATCAGCACTTTCTTATAACTTGCAATTATTTGTTTCTGTcggaagtgatctgactgccgggatgcttcaagataaaaattgacaaaacttgatgatGGCTAAAACGCTCCAAAAAATACgcgtgaaatgacatcactagttgttattgttgtgatagttaatatcggctattgcattcaagttgaagCGCTACAcgtttctattctgtcagtctctttgcaactatagatgttatAATGACACTTTTGCCTCATTTGAACGTTAGAAccttgatcaagttttgtcaattttaatcgtaaagcatcctggcaatcagatcacctcaaacataaaaaacaatcacaaaagaGAAATTCAAATACTTTGATTCTACTAATACTACTAAAATTCTGTGCGAGTTCATCTTCAAGTGCAGTTGCCgattatgtataacatattattaccgattatgtataacatattattgccaattatgtataacataatattaccgattatgtataacatattattaccgattatgtacaacatattattactgattatttacaacatattattaccgattatgtataacatattattaccgattatgtataacatattattaccgattatgtacaacatattattactgattatttacaacatattattaccgattatgtacaacatattattactgattatgtataacatattattacCGATTATGTAGATCATATTATTACCGATTATGTACAACATATTATTACCGATTATGTACAACATATTATTACCGATTAtgtattacaaaaacatcaagaTGAACATTAAATAAAATCATGCATTATGCATTATTTTATCTTTGCCTAAagacaaaaatgttcattttggTAACAagtaaaagaaactgtttaaattttgttgatggtcaCTTTCTCTTCACACCAGTCAATCTAGTGGCAGTCAAAAAGGCAGTAAGAGCGCTTACATATATTCATAAAAAGTTATATGAATGAAGAAGTCTTACACAATCATGTGACGTACTTGAAATTATATTCATGTATCAATTTAGACAACTATAATAAATGTCTACAAAATGTGCTCAACCATAAACATATTCTGTATTCACTGCAGCAGAAATCTTTATGTGATTTATCTAATAGCCGCTGTGTTGACAGCGAATCATTTGTTGAGCTGGTGCTGGTTTTTAACTAACCTTGAAAAAGGGCACTGATGCACTAATGAACTGTAGAAGTTTAATAATGTCCCCAAATATCTAAACTCCCAAAAATAATCACCATAAattcatatctacatgtatatatttgcaTGAGGGTCAACCAATGTCTATAAATGGCAACCAAAGAACAAAGAAACCaatcaagtttttaattttgtattttatgtaaCATAAATTATACACATTTTGTTAAGTGCTCTAATTACTATACAATGACCCTTCATTTTTACAGTTAAGTAAAAAAGTGATAATACCCATAAAGCTTTGTGCTAAGTTTATGCTAGATTTAAGCGTTTCCCATTTTCACTGCTTCCTTGTTTCTGTGAATGACAGCATACTTTAGATCTTGATTGGACAATGCATGCAgtttttcagattttttattcattttacttTATGTACCACTCTGTGAAAACCATCAGCCCGTAGTGAAGTCTTACAGGGGTGTACATGCGTACTTCCTTAACCGATTCCAACAGTTTCAGTTTTTCACTGATGATAAGCACAAATTGTATTTGATTCACCAGATAATCATTTTGCTGCCATTTTCCAGTGCATCAAGAGTTGTAGGGAACCCTGAAATCACTTGTATGTCCAGAGCACAAAAAAGTAGTGAGctactgaaaaaaacaaaagttacaTTGTGTACTTTCTTCATTGCAAGAAAATGTGCACACATTCAAGTGAGGTATAGCCTATTGGTAAATCAATTTTGTGTTGTTCGAGGAACATTTCTAAAAAGTTTAAGATAACTGAAACCACAGAAACTGATGCTCAAGTTGGCAAAGGGTCAGCATAAGTACAGCATAGGCCAGCATAAGTAAAGCATATGCAGCATAAGTAGAATTGTAGATTTGTCTCCTTGTAGTTGCAGTAAGGTTATTCCTTATGTTGCACATTCAAGTCACATATTAAACTTGCTAGTATCAGAGCTATTATAtattgaaataaatcaaataaataaatgcatAAACTTTTGCTgtaaagtttttatcaaaaataataCTAGTCTTATTCCAGGTCTAATCGGATTTCAAGAtgttaaatttaattacaaattGGAAAAGTGGCAAGAAATAGATTGGATTAAAGAATACAGGCAGAAGAGGTGGCAGCTTGGTCATAATAGGAAGGACTTAGTTCCCTATTTGCTACATTTGAATGTGCACAAATATAATCTATAGGATTTTATGTAGAAGCAATTTTAGAGGCTAATCTTACAAAGTAATAAACCTTTTGATCGCTTGAAAGGACGGGTGCACAATTGGCACTTTCTTTTCAACAGCTCAATAAATGCGTGTTTAGGTTTGTATAGACAACAAGGcaatcattactataataagagccgtgcctGTCGATCTGTCCGAAGTCACGCTAAAAGCGTTGGAAAAAATAATGCACATCACAGGCATTACACTTGGATGTCCAGATTTGCTGTCAGATACGCAACCAACAGCACCACTAAACCCTTTTGCAATGtcatagaataattatgcacatatttattgcacATTATAATCTCTCACGGCAGATGGGACTGTCAGCGTTGGAACAAAAGATTGCATTGAGTGGAATTCGCACTCGTGACATTTACTTTGGTAGGCAAACGTTTTTTTGAATATTTCTGAAAAGAGTTATTATaattgatgttgcatcatgacaCATGGAACTGCCAGGGTTCTAGTTTTCACTAATACTGATTAAGTTGCTACACTTGAATGCTGTAACTTTTCACATGCTATTGCGGCTATTGAACACAAAAAAACGTTATCAATGGCAACTGCTAATTTGAGAAACCTTTAAAAAAAGCAGTAAAAAAGGTAAAGTAGAGCATTTgagaaatgctgcaaaaaatttaattgtCCAGATCTGAGATTAAGCCATCAGATTTGTGAAGAGAGTTATTATaattgatgttgcatcatgacacacggaactgccagggttcTAGTTTTCACTAATATTGATTAAGTTGCTACACTTGAATGCTATAACTTTTAACAATCTGTTTTTAGAATATCATAATCGGTGTCAGCTTTGCAGCTTTCGAAgacaaaaaaatttatcaatGGCAACTGCTAATTTGAGAAAGCTTTAAAAAAAGCAGTAAAAAAGGTAAGGTAGAGCATTTgagaaatgctgcaaaaattgtaaTCTGGACAATTTTAATTGTCCAGATTACAATTAAATCAGAGATTAAATCAGCCAGATTAAATCTGGCCATTTTAATCTCTGCACTTTGTATAgtattttttgttactttagTTCTTtatataaaaacctttttatttatttattttatctattTAGGAAATTAATTGGTTTTTCATGAAGCTTTAAACTAAGTATATACTCAGGGAGCACTACAGTCAGAGCAGCTAATCGTCAACTTTTCATCAGGATCTGATCTATGCATTTCCGGTAACCCATGCAGATACAGAATGATTTAATAGAAGCTAACATAAATGATCTTGATTGGACAATGCATGCAgtttttcagattttttattcattttacttTATGTACCACTCTGTGAAAACCATCAGCCCGTAGTGAAGTCTTACAGGGGTGTACATGCGTACTTCCTTAACCGATTCCAACAGTTTCAGTTTTTCACTGGTGATAAGCACAAATTGTATTTGATTCACCAGATAATCATTTTGCTGCCATTTTCCAGTGCATCAAGAGTTGTAGGGAACCCTGAAGTCACTTGTATGTCCAGAGCACAAAAAAGTAGTGAGctactgaaaaaaacaaaagttacaTTGTGTGCTTTCTTCATTGCAAGAGAGTGTGCACACATTCAAGTGAGGTATAGCCTTTTGGTAAATCAATTTTGGGTTGTTTGAGGAATATTTACTAAAAAGTTTAAGATAACTGAAACCACAGAAACTGATGCTTAAGTTGGCAAAGGGTCAGCATATGTACAGCATAAGTACAGCATAAGTAGAATTgtagatttgtctcccttgtaGCTGCAGTAATTTTACTCCTGATGATGTACATTCAAGTCACATATTGTCACATAATCACATATCCACATAATGTATCGGAGCTATTATAtattgaaataaatcaaataaataaatacataaactttggatgtaaagttttttatcaaaaatattacTAGTCTTATTCCAGGTCTAATCAGATTTCAAGAtgttaaatttaattacaaatctGAAAAGTGGCAAGAAATAGATTGGATTAAAGAACACAGGCAAAAGAGGTGGCAGCTTGGTTATAATAGGAAGGACCTACACATAGTTCTCTATTTgctacaattgaatatacacaaatataatcTATAGGATTTATGTTGAAGCATTTTTAGAGGCTAATCTGACAAAGTAATAAACCTTTTGATCGCTTGAAAGGACGGGTGCACAATTGGCACTTTCTTTTCAACAGCTCAATAAATGCGTGTTTAGGTTTGTATAGACAACAAGGcaatcattactataataagagccgtgcctGTCGATCTGTCCGACGTCACGCTAAAAgtgttggaaaaaagattgcgtTGTTTGGAATTCACACTCGTgacattttgatttttttcaattCACACTCGTGAATTGATGCGCAACCAACAGATACGCAACCAACAGCGCCACTAGACCACCTTGCAGTGtcatagaataattatgcacatatttattacacattaTAATCTCTCACGGCAGATGAGACTGCCAGcgttggaaaaaagattgcattgagTGGAATTCACACTCGTGACATTTACTTTGGTAGAAAAACGTTTTTTTGAATATTTCTGAAGATAGTTATTATaattgatgttgcatcatgacacacggaactgccagggttcCAGTTTGTACTAATACTCATTAAGTTCCTACACTGGAACGCTGTAACTTTTCACATGCTGTCTTTGGAATTTCATAATCGGTGTCAGCTTTGCAGCTTTTGAAGACAAACAAATCTATCAATGGCAACTGCTAATTTGAGAAACCTTTAAAAAAAGCAGTAAAAAAGGTAAGGTAGAGCATTTgagaaatgctgcaaaaaatTGTAATCTGGACAAATTTAATTGTCCAGATTAAAATTAAATCTGAGATTAAGCCATCAGATTTGTGAAGAGAGTTATTATaattgatgttgcatcatgacaCACGGAACTGCCATGGTTCTAGTTTTCACTAATACTGATTAAGTTGCTACACTTGAATGCTATAACTTTTAACAAGCTGTTTTTAGAATATCATAATCGGTGTCAGCTTTGCAGCTTTCGAAgacaaaaaaatttatcaatGGCAACTGCTAATTTGAGAAAGCTTTAAAAAAAGCAGTAAAAAAGGTAAGGTAGAGCATTTgagaaatgctgcaaaaattgtaaTCTGGACAATTTTAATTGTCCAGTTTACAATTAAATCTGAGACTAAATCAGCCAGATTAGAGAATCAAATTgtgtagtaaattttattggtaCATTCACGATATTTTATTCATAAGCATTATATAAGGAAGGGCATTGAAAGTTTATGTAAATTTCAAAATGAACCAGACTAAAACACAAACATACCAATTAGGCTCCACTCACTTATTAGGCATTGTTTCTCTTAACTTGTTTGATAAAAACTTCATTGTAACATTTAACTTTTGCCAGCTAACAGATTTTTTAGAACTTTTTTGGTACCTTATTAAATACATTAACAAcagttttttttagaaataaattAACTTTAGTTTTACTACTTCTGCCAGAAATGCATAATCCATTTTTTTTAACTTGCCCCCTTTAATAATGaaacattatttaaaattagatgaaatgaaacaaattaaaaactttatttattttttattacaaatatagCAACAAACAAAATACTATAGGCAAATTATGTTAACTTTAAATGTTTATGTTGAAAGATAAAAgataaaatttgttaaaaatttcaaCTTTCGCAATTCACAACAAAATATCGCAAAAGTGAATAGGTTCCAGTAAAACGTTTTTGATATTAAAGCGCGTTTGTTATAGCATATGATTGTGATAAACACTTCACATGTGATTTTCATAGCTACATTTTGTATATTCTGATGGTATTTTAtactatttacatatatattactattatatcaCACTAATATTTGTGCTCTTACCAACAGCATTGTGTGAAGAAGAAATGTTGTGGGAAGTTGCGTTCTGTGAAACGTTAACAGAATGTTTGAAAGTGTCTACACATCCTACTAAGTTTCAACTCGCAATGTTCTTGGAATGTTAACTAGtatctttgaggcaacatcatggAAGGAATGTTTGTAGAATATTATGTAAGATTTTTCTAATATTGCGGAAATGTTGTGCAAGACCACTTGCAGAACATTCTACATAATTTCTGTTTAGAACGTTTTGCACAACATTGCTCAAACAATAAACACATGTCAACATGTTTTCTGGTTGCAGCATGACAAGCAAACGTTTTTTGGGATTTCCAGAACATCCCTGGAATATTCTAGGAATATAAAATGGTTATTTGGGATCATTGATAGCTTCTGataataaatatctatattttaaaactaacttgaaaaaaaaattatactattttatataagtaGACAGAGTTATTAGCTTGTGGTTGTTGCCTGTAGTGTGCAGCATTGGAGTCATTACTTATTGCTGTAAGTGTCAAACTTTCTTCAAAAAAATCCGTGTTATTTTCAGCTGTTTGCTCATTTATCGGGAACATAAAGCCTAGAATGAAGCTGAGGCTTATTATGAAGCAGCTGGAGAATATCTAGCTGTCCTCAACCCCGTGGAATCCATCAACTGGTACAATAACTTGAGAATGACAGATGCAGGTAGGTGCTCTTAATCCTGCATACATGTAATTGCGAATCTTATTTCAAGTAATCACAATCCAAGCAATGAGTCTTTAGAGGATTTATACCAGAAACTTCTCATAAATATTCTTGTGTCTATTATGGGTTGTGAATTGACTAAAACTCATCTTGTAATTGTATTGTAGATGTGTGCACGTACTTTCGTGTGTGCGTGCAAGTgtctgcgtgtgtgtgtgcgcgtgcatATGTATGCGcgtgcgtgtatgtgtgtgtgcatgtgtgtattcgtgtgtgtgagcatgtgtgtatgtgcatgtgcgtgtgtgcgaGCGTGTATGTACACATATTTCCTTTGATAATAAGACATCAGCTTAAACTGTGCGTATTAAAGAGACTTAATTTGCATAAGCATAAtacagatgaacttacacaaaattttagaagattttatca includes:
- the LOC137400457 gene encoding uncharacterized protein, producing NNMLYIIGNIMLYIIGNNMLYIIANRELCMLYIIGNNMLYIIGNNMLYI